In Drosophila subpulchrella strain 33 F10 #4 breed RU33 chromosome 3R, RU_Dsub_v1.1 Primary Assembly, whole genome shotgun sequence, the following are encoded in one genomic region:
- the LOC119555152 gene encoding putative gustatory receptor 89a yields the protein MSRLPHVCGLCLLLRFWQLLALAPFRIGGSKVARCQRWMTLSAACRWLLLTSVAPFIVWQSWEIYEATNVRLSTVFKTIALAAMIGDFLISLALLGTHLLYRKELANLVTGLARLHRRRRLSWWSTLFLWLKLLLSLYELLCNVPFLEGAGSRLPWTQLAAFGVQLYVQHVSSVYANGIFGGMLLILECYNQLDQEEPILARLLLKERSWLILVQRFVKVFQLGFFLLVIGNFINILANIYAFMSYFTSLHGVPLTISNNCLIMAVQLYAVVLAAHLCQVRSGRLRKSCLELEYLPEGLTREQAMTSTPFPLVSPTGSVRFCILGLFTLDNSFWLFLVSYAMNFIVLILQFSLENMKQA from the exons ATGTCGCGATTGCCACATGTTTGCGGTCTTTGTTTGCTGCTTAGATTCTGGCAGCTTTTGGCCTTGGCCCCGTTTAGAATTGGTGGGTCAAAGGTGGCCCGGTGTCAGCGTTGGATGACCCTAAGTGCGGCTTGCAGATGGCTTTTACTCACATCGGTGGCCCCATTTATTGTGTGGCAAAGTTGGGAAATTTATGAGGCCACGAATGTCCGGCTTTCGACGGTCTTCAAGACAATTGCCTTAGCCGCCATGATAGGAGATTTTCTAATTTCCCTGGCTCTTCTGGGAACTCACCTCTTATATCGCAAGGAATTGGCCAATTTGGTGACAGGCCTGGCGAGATTGCATCGCAGGAGAAGATTAAGCTGGTGGTCCACCTTGTTCCTGTGGCTGAAGTTGCTACTCTCCCTCTACGAACTCCTCTGCAATGTTCCCTTTCTCGAGGGAGCCGGAAGTCGTCTGCCCTGGACTCAACTAGCAGCTTTTGGAGTACAGCTCTACGTACAACATGTTTCGAGTGTCTATGCCAATGGTATATTTGGGGGCATGCTACTAATCCTGGAGTGCTACAATCAACTGGATCAAGAAGAGCCCATCCTGGCAAGACTTTTGCTGAAGGAACGCAGCTGGCTGATATTGGTCCAGAGATTCGTGAAGGTCTTTCAGCTTGGCTTCTTTCTTCTGGTCATTGGCAACTTTATCAACATTCTGGCCAACATTTACGCCTTTATGTCCTACTTTACGTCTCTTCATGGAGTTCCCCTGACCATTTCCAATAACTGTCTGATTATGGCAGTCCAGCTATATGCTGTCGTTTTGGCCGCCCATCTTTGCCAGGTGAGATCAGGTCGGTTGCGAAAAAGCTGCCTTGAACTGGAATATCTGCCCGAAGGACTGACTCGGGAACAG GCCATGACCTCTACACCATTTCCTTTGGTATCACCCACTGGCAGTGTTAGGTTTTGTATTTTAGGCCTTTTTACCTTGGACAACTCGTTTTGGCTTTTCCTGGTCTCATATGCCATGAATTTTATTGTGCTTATCCTGCAGTTCAGCCTTGAGAATATGAAACAAGCTTAA
- the LOC119555175 gene encoding caspase-3, which produces MDDTDFSLFGQKNKHKKDKADATQTARTPTSERDLKRIIISRPTTEDTYENCERAGIALILNHKDVKGQKQRVGTERDRDDMEATLKGFGFDVRTYDDLTFSDINDVLKEVAREDHSRNDCFVLAVMSHGTEGKVYAKDMSYPVERLWNPFLGDNCKTLKNKPKLFFIQACRGENLEKAVEFSSFAVMTRELVSEPAAPVQPITYAIPSTADMLVFYSTFDKFFSFRNVDDGSWFIQSLCRVLDLAAANEASQPEGAELLRVLTAVNRKVAYEYQSNTKNEALNQMKEMPNFMSTLTKTFQLRVKPKT; this is translated from the exons ATGGACGACACCGACTTCTCACTCTTCGGCCAGAAGAACAAGCACAAGAAGGACAAGGCGGATGCCACGCAGACTGCCAGGACGCCAACCTCGGAGCGGGATCTCAAGAGGATCATCATCTCGCGGCCCACCACAGAGGACACATACGAGAACTGCGAGCGGGCGGGCATTGCGCTGATCCTCAACCACAAGGACGTCAAGGGGCAGAAACAGCGCGTGGGCACCGAACGGGATCGGGATGATATGGAGGCCACGCTCAAGGGATTCGGATTCGATGTACGAACCTACGACGATCTGACCTTCTCCGACATCAACGACGTGCTCAAGGAGG TGGCTCGCGAGGATCACAGTCGAAACGATTGTTTTGTGTTGGCAGTGATGTCGCACGGTACTGAAGGAAAGGTCTATGCCAAGGACATGTCGTATCCGGTGGAACGTCTGTGGAATCCCTTCCTCGGAGACAACTGCAAGACGCTGAAGAACAAGCCGAAACTCTTCTTCATCCAGGCCTGCCGCGGCGAAAATCTGGAGAAGGCCGTCGAGTTCTCATCCTTCGCGGTGATGACCAGGGAACTGGTCTCGGAACCCGCTGCCCCCGTACAGCCCATTACCTATGCCATCCCCAGCACGGCGGACATGCTTGTCTTCTATTCCACCTTCGACA AATTTTTCTCGTTCCGCAACGTTGACGATGGCTCCTGGTTCATCCAGAGTTTGTGCCGCGTCCTGGACCTCGCCGCCGCCAATGAGGCATCCCAGCCAGAGGGTGCGGAGCTGCTCCGCGTTCTAACAGCCGTGAACAGGAAGGTGGCCTACGAGTACCAGTCGAATACGAAGAACGAGGCCCTCAACCAGATGAAGGAAATGCCCAACTTTATGTCCACGCTGACCAAAACCTTCCAGCTGCGCGTTAAGCCCAAGACCTGA